The Flexivirga oryzae genome has a segment encoding these proteins:
- a CDS encoding carbohydrate ABC transporter permease produces MIASRGGRSARYLVLGVAAVLFLVPFYLLLRGALSTEQQLVGIDHWTWFPTHPQWSNLGDTFHNSTVPLGRSMLNSLVIAVTQTVLVLVISGMAGYGLARSTVRYANAVFYLIVATLLIPAAVTFVPSFVMVSSLGWVSTLRGLIIPGLFQSLATFLFRQYFLGFPKELEEAARIDGAGPMRTFLAIVVPNSWGFTAAIATITFIGSWNAFLWPLVIGQDQSAWTVQVSLSTYITAQSVDLSGMFTAALVSMVPLLLMFLFLQRWIVAGVEQTGINE; encoded by the coding sequence ATGATCGCCTCTCGCGGCGGCCGCTCGGCCCGCTACCTCGTGCTCGGCGTCGCCGCGGTGCTCTTCCTAGTGCCGTTCTACCTGCTGCTGCGTGGTGCGCTGTCGACCGAGCAGCAGCTGGTCGGCATCGACCACTGGACCTGGTTCCCGACCCACCCGCAGTGGTCGAACCTCGGTGACACCTTTCACAATTCGACGGTGCCGCTCGGGCGCAGCATGCTCAACTCGCTGGTCATCGCGGTGACCCAGACGGTCCTGGTGCTGGTCATCTCCGGTATGGCGGGATACGGCCTCGCGCGCTCCACCGTGCGCTACGCCAACGCGGTGTTCTACCTGATCGTGGCGACGCTGCTGATCCCGGCCGCGGTGACGTTCGTGCCGTCGTTCGTGATGGTGTCGTCGCTCGGCTGGGTGTCGACGCTGCGCGGGCTGATCATCCCGGGGCTCTTCCAGTCGCTCGCGACGTTCCTCTTCCGGCAGTACTTCCTCGGCTTCCCCAAGGAGCTCGAGGAGGCCGCGCGGATCGACGGCGCGGGCCCGATGCGCACGTTCCTGGCGATCGTGGTGCCCAACTCGTGGGGGTTCACCGCCGCGATCGCGACCATCACCTTCATCGGCAGCTGGAACGCCTTCCTCTGGCCCCTGGTGATCGGCCAGGACCAGTCGGCGTGGACGGTGCAGGTCTCGCTGTCGACCTACATCACCGCCCAGTCGGTGGACCTGTCCGGCATGTTCACCGCGGCCCTGGTCTCGATGGTGCCGCTGTTGCTGATGTTCCTGTTCCTGCAGCGCTGGATCGTGGCCGGCGTCGAGCAGACCGGCATCAACGAGTAA